A window from Pseudomonas sp. MRSN 12121 encodes these proteins:
- a CDS encoding potassium channel family protein, which translates to MSIFILLRVYAATFFQRFGWMGLAIALGAHAATSYLGLVVLGEQHLTAPATFIYFYFTTTLTVGYGDLSPQSAAGRVFVAVWVMLGGIALLTAAIGKTTSSVIDVWRKGMKGKGDFTGKTGHTVLVGWEGASSERVIELLLQDETSNDNLIVICDATLDENPMQGKAAFVRGESLSSAALLLRAGVPGAERVLVRTRADDLTLASVLAINQLRPSGHVVAHFNDSEIATLAASYAPKLECTSSMAIEMLVRSSQDPGSSVVINELLCVGEGATQYVMRLPDSYECGFAELYVRLKADYNATLIGYRPRGAQQPQINPRSDTRIQGGDLFYIASNRLKDIDNGMV; encoded by the coding sequence ATGTCGATTTTCATCCTGCTTAGGGTCTACGCGGCCACCTTCTTCCAGCGCTTCGGCTGGATGGGCCTGGCCATCGCGCTCGGCGCGCATGCCGCGACCTCCTACCTCGGCCTGGTGGTCCTGGGCGAGCAGCACCTCACCGCGCCCGCGACCTTCATCTATTTCTACTTCACCACCACCCTGACCGTGGGTTATGGCGACCTGTCGCCGCAATCCGCCGCCGGCCGGGTGTTCGTCGCCGTCTGGGTGATGCTCGGCGGCATTGCCCTGCTGACTGCGGCCATCGGCAAGACCACCAGCAGCGTTATCGACGTATGGAGAAAAGGCATGAAAGGCAAAGGCGACTTCACCGGCAAGACCGGCCATACCGTGCTGGTCGGCTGGGAAGGCGCGTCCAGCGAACGGGTGATCGAACTGCTGCTACAGGACGAAACCTCCAACGACAACCTGATCGTGATCTGCGACGCCACCCTCGACGAGAACCCGATGCAGGGCAAGGCCGCCTTCGTCCGCGGCGAGAGCCTGTCGTCCGCGGCCCTGCTGCTGCGCGCCGGGGTGCCCGGTGCCGAGCGTGTGCTGGTGCGCACCCGCGCCGACGACCTGACCCTGGCCAGCGTCCTGGCGATCAACCAGCTGCGCCCCAGCGGCCATGTGGTCGCGCATTTCAACGACAGTGAAATCGCCACCCTGGCCGCCTCCTACGCGCCGAAACTGGAATGCACCTCGAGCATGGCCATCGAAATGCTGGTCCGCTCTTCCCAGGACCCCGGCTCCTCGGTGGTGATCAACGAACTGCTGTGCGTCGGCGAAGGCGCCACCCAATATGTCATGCGCCTGCCCGACAGCTATGAATGCGGTTTCGCCGAACTCTACGTGCGCCTCAAGGCAGACTACAACGCGACCCTGATCGGCTATCGCCCGCGTGGCGCGCAACAGCCGCAGATCAACCCGCGCAGCGACACGCGGATCCAGGGTGGCGACCTTTTCTATATCGCTTCCAACCGCCTCAAGGACATCGACAATGGGATGGTTTAA